AATAATTTTCATCAACAAGTTCCACCCTGTTGAATCTGGTGAAAATTACAAACCCAACAAGAACAAGCACAAAAGATATATAAAATATCGCTATACTGTTACCCCAATGTAATTTGAATTTTGCCATAAAAATCTCCTATTATTTCATTCCGGGGGCAGGTCCGGTAAAGCCCGTTTTAACATTTTGAATCAGTTCGCCATTTGAATAAACGCCGATTTTAACATCATTTCTCGAGCCTTTTACAAAGCTCCTTGGTATTTCAAGTATAAATGTTGCATCTGTATATGTCTCTGAGCCTACATAAATACTATCTTTTCCTATTAGTTTGATACTTCCATCAGGAATTTCCAAAACCCTAAGCTCAATAGGCATAGGATTAAATGTTTTATTTATTATCGTAGCAGTATATACATTGGCAATCATGTCATTTTCAGTTACCTGATAAAGTGAACCCTTAGCTCTTAAAATAGTCGCTTCCACATCGGTTCGGTTAGCAATTAAGGTAGCAGATATACCAATAAGCAATGATAAAGCTAATGTATATAAAATTATTCTTGGTGTAATTTTAAATTTTTTGCCTTCATCAAGTAAATTCTGTGAAGCATATTTGATTAAGCTCTTTGGCTTATTGACTTTATCCATTACTTCATCACAAGCATCTATACAAGCAGTGCAATTCACACATTCAAGCTGAGTGCCATTACGGATATCAATACCCGTCGGACAAACTCTTACGCACGCACCACAATCAACACAATCCCCTTGGTCAGATGCTCCCTTTTTGAATTTTCCACGCGGTTCTCCCCTCTTAAAGTCATAGGCTACGACAATAGAGTTTTTGTCCAAAAGAACAGATTGTAATCTTCCATAAGGGCAAACAAATGTACATGCCTGCTCTCTAAACCAGGAAAATACAAAATAAAATAGTCCCGAGAATATCAGAAGTGCCACAAATGTCGAGCCATGCTGAAAAGGTCCGTCAGTTATCAGCATACCCAATTTGTCAACACCAACAACATAGGCTAAAAATATATTACTAATTATAAATGACAGGGCAATAAAAATTGAATGCTTAAGCCCGCGTTTGAAAATTTTTTCACTTGTCCAATCGCTATTGGCAAGTTTCATTTGTTGCTTATAGTCGCCTTCAATCCAATACTCAACTTTTCTGAAAACCATCTCCATAAATATGGTCTGCGGGCACGCCCATCCGCACCATATCCTGCCAAAAACCGCAGTAAACAATACTACAAAAATTACTATTGCAAGAAATGATATTGCAAAAATATGAAAATCCTGGGGCCAGAAAACTACACCAAAAAGAATAAACTTCCTTTGCAAAACATCAAGTAAGATGAATGGGTTTCCATTTATTTTGATAAATGGTGTTACAACCATAAGAGCCAAAAGAACAACAGCAACTACAGCCCTCCATTTATGAAACTTGCCCTTAGGTTTTTTCGGATGAATCCAAATCCTGTTACCTTTCTTATCAATATTCGAAACTCTGTCCCTGAAAGAAACACCGGTTTCGGTTATGAGTTTATCAGTATCCGAAAAAACTTCTTCGTTACTGCCTTTTATTTTTAGCTCCTTATAAGAACCTTCATTATCCATAAAAACACCTGAATCACACTGCCTTTGGCAGAAAAAATCTAAAAATCACAATTTCTATTGTATCAACCATACATCGTTTCTAACAAGCCAATTCTATCAAATTATAAATTTTACAAAAAATTCAGTTATCTAAATCTATCACATCTAGTATTTATTTAATTCTTTGAACTTTACCACATTTCGACTTCGCTCAATGTGACACTTGGTTGTTGTTATGATATCTTTTGTCAGTCTGAGCGTAGTCGAAGACTAAAGATTACATTTC
This is a stretch of genomic DNA from Ignavibacteriota bacterium. It encodes these proteins:
- the ccoG gene encoding cytochrome c oxidase accessory protein CcoG encodes the protein MDNEGSYKELKIKGSNEEVFSDTDKLITETGVSFRDRVSNIDKKGNRIWIHPKKPKGKFHKWRAVVAVVLLALMVVTPFIKINGNPFILLDVLQRKFILFGVVFWPQDFHIFAISFLAIVIFVVLFTAVFGRIWCGWACPQTIFMEMVFRKVEYWIEGDYKQQMKLANSDWTSEKIFKRGLKHSIFIALSFIISNIFLAYVVGVDKLGMLITDGPFQHGSTFVALLIFSGLFYFVFSWFREQACTFVCPYGRLQSVLLDKNSIVVAYDFKRGEPRGKFKKGASDQGDCVDCGACVRVCPTGIDIRNGTQLECVNCTACIDACDEVMDKVNKPKSLIKYASQNLLDEGKKFKITPRIILYTLALSLLIGISATLIANRTDVEATILRAKGSLYQVTENDMIANVYTATIINKTFNPMPIELRVLEIPDGSIKLIGKDSIYVGSETYTDATFILEIPRSFVKGSRNDVKIGVYSNGELIQNVKTGFTGPAPGMK